A single Acidobacteriota bacterium DNA region contains:
- the guaA gene encoding glutamine-hydrolyzing GMP synthase, whose product MTHQLVLVLDFGSQYTQLIARRLRELSVYSEIVPHTTSAEAMRRRQPAGIILSGGPRSVREAGAPTPDPGVWSLGVPMLGICYGMQVMTHQLGGTVGSAPHREFGLATVTMAARGPLFDALPESLRVWASHGDFVAQAPDGFAVTATSSNAPVAAMADPERRLYGLLFHPEVAHTEHGLDILRNFAFTICGCRGDWTMASFVDESIEKIRAQVGNGRVVCGLSGGVDSTVAAVLLHRAIGDRLTCIFVDNGLLRLNEAEQVRGRFARLGLPLDFVDASELFLERLAGVIDPERKRKIIGSAFIDVFERRAHELGHFDFLAQGTLYPDVIESVSVVGQSALIKSHHNVGGLPERMRFTLVEPLRALFKDEVRAVGTALGLDDEFVWRQPFPGPGLAVRLLGAPTRERLDLLRRADAIVVDEVRKGGWYRRLWQAFAVLLPVQSVGVMGDERTYEYTVAVRAVESKDGMTADWARLPHDLLAAISSRIVNEVRGINRVVYDISSKPPATIEWE is encoded by the coding sequence GTGACTCATCAGCTCGTCCTCGTCCTCGATTTCGGCTCGCAGTACACCCAGTTGATTGCGCGTCGGCTTCGAGAGTTGTCGGTGTATTCGGAGATCGTGCCGCACACGACGTCGGCGGAGGCCATGCGGCGCCGTCAACCCGCCGGGATCATCCTGTCGGGTGGACCGCGCAGCGTGCGCGAGGCGGGGGCGCCCACGCCGGATCCGGGCGTGTGGAGCCTCGGCGTGCCGATGCTCGGGATCTGCTACGGCATGCAGGTCATGACGCACCAGCTCGGCGGCACGGTGGGCAGCGCGCCGCATCGCGAATTCGGGCTCGCCACGGTGACGATGGCGGCACGCGGGCCGTTGTTCGACGCGCTGCCCGAATCGCTGCGCGTCTGGGCCAGCCACGGCGACTTCGTCGCGCAGGCGCCCGACGGCTTTGCCGTCACCGCCACGTCGTCGAACGCACCGGTCGCCGCGATGGCGGATCCCGAGCGGCGGCTGTATGGCCTGCTGTTCCATCCGGAGGTGGCGCATACCGAGCACGGTCTCGACATCCTCCGCAACTTCGCGTTCACGATCTGCGGCTGCCGCGGCGACTGGACGATGGCGTCGTTCGTGGACGAGTCGATCGAGAAGATCCGCGCGCAGGTCGGGAACGGCCGCGTGGTGTGCGGGCTCTCGGGCGGCGTGGACTCGACGGTGGCGGCGGTGCTGCTGCACCGGGCGATCGGCGATCGGCTGACCTGCATCTTCGTGGACAACGGCCTGCTGCGGCTGAACGAGGCGGAACAGGTGCGGGGGCGCTTCGCGAGGCTCGGGCTGCCGCTCGACTTCGTCGACGCATCGGAGCTCTTCCTCGAGCGGCTGGCGGGGGTGATCGATCCGGAGCGCAAACGCAAGATCATCGGGTCGGCGTTCATCGATGTGTTCGAGCGGCGGGCGCACGAGCTCGGCCACTTCGACTTCCTCGCCCAGGGGACGCTCTACCCGGACGTCATCGAAAGCGTTTCGGTCGTCGGGCAGTCGGCGCTGATCAAGAGCCATCACAACGTCGGCGGCCTGCCCGAGCGCATGCGCTTCACGCTCGTCGAGCCGTTGCGGGCGCTGTTCAAGGACGAGGTGCGCGCGGTCGGCACGGCGCTCGGCCTCGACGACGAGTTCGTGTGGCGGCAGCCCTTCCCGGGGCCTGGCCTCGCCGTGCGGCTGCTCGGGGCGCCCACGCGCGAGCGGCTGGACCTGCTCCGGCGCGCCGACGCGATCGTCGTCGATGAAGTGCGCAAGGGCGGCTGGTATCGCCGGCTGTGGCAGGCCTTCGCGGTGCTGCTGCCCGTGCAGAGCGTGGGCGTCATGGGCGACGAGCGCACCTACGAGTACACGGTCGCCGTGCGCGCGGTCGAGAGCAAGGACGGGATGACGGCCGACTGGGCGCGGCTGCCTCACGATCTGCTCGCGGCGATCTCGTCGCGGATCGTGAACGAGGTGCGCGGCATCAACCGCGTCGTCTACGACATCAGCTCGAAGCCTCCCGCGACGATCGAGTGGGAATAG